A genomic segment from Lutibacter sp. A80 encodes:
- a CDS encoding DUF1697 domain-containing protein, whose product MHIYIALLRGINVSGKNKIKMIELKQLFLDIGFSEVNTYIQSGNVIFSTNQTNTLKIEQLITTKIKEQFKYAVKVLILKKDELETAFNTSPFLNKTTFDLKKTCATFLDKIPTNEGILKVKELAAKNEIVLFKNKIAYLYCPNGLGSTKLTNKNIETKLKISATSRNWNTVTRLVELSNK is encoded by the coding sequence ATGCATATTTATATTGCTCTTTTAAGAGGAATTAATGTCTCCGGAAAAAACAAAATTAAAATGATTGAGCTAAAACAGTTATTTTTAGATATAGGTTTTTCTGAAGTAAATACATACATCCAAAGTGGCAATGTAATTTTTTCTACCAACCAAACAAATACTTTAAAAATTGAACAACTTATAACTACTAAAATTAAAGAACAATTTAAGTATGCTGTAAAAGTTTTAATTTTAAAAAAAGATGAATTAGAAACTGCATTTAATACAAGTCCTTTTTTAAACAAAACAACATTTGATTTAAAAAAAACCTGTGCAACATTTTTAGATAAAATTCCAACAAATGAAGGTATTTTAAAAGTAAAAGAGCTTGCAGCAAAAAATGAAATAGTACTCTTTAAAAATAAAATAGCTTATTTATACTGTCCAAATGGACTTGGAAGTACTAAATTAACAAACAAGAACATAGAAACTAAATTAAAAATATCAGCAACATCTAGAAACTGGAATACGGTTACAAGACTGGTTGAATTAAGCAATAAATAA
- a CDS encoding AI-2E family transporter, which produces MTSNTITNGILKAIAILVGITLLLYFLYKVQSILVYIAISAVIALIASPIISFLKQKLKFPNTLAVIFTMIFFIGIFTGLISMFIPLIIEQGQNLSLLNIEQLQTNIQNLITEINDYFLAKGINVLDELKHADLFKNITAIPNLLNSVIGTLGSLSIGLFSVVFITFFLMKDTQIMESSIYVLVSDKSESKLKKSLSTINHLLSRYFIGLVFQISILFVIYTIALLIFGIENAIVIAFLCALLNLIPYIGPLVGGVLMLFLSMSSNLGEDFQTVILPTTIYVMIGYVIAQLIDNFLSQPLIFSNSVKSHPLEIFLIIMIAGILFGVTGMIVAIPTYTAIKVILKAFLSDNKIVKSLTKNL; this is translated from the coding sequence TTGACATCAAACACAATTACAAACGGAATACTAAAAGCAATTGCCATATTAGTTGGTATTACGCTTTTACTTTATTTTTTATATAAAGTACAATCAATTTTAGTTTATATCGCAATTTCAGCTGTTATTGCTTTAATTGCAAGTCCTATAATTTCCTTTTTAAAACAAAAATTAAAATTCCCAAACACCTTAGCTGTAATTTTTACAATGATATTTTTTATTGGAATTTTTACGGGATTAATTTCCATGTTTATTCCTTTAATTATTGAACAAGGTCAAAATTTATCATTACTAAACATAGAACAACTTCAAACAAATATTCAAAATTTAATAACTGAAATAAACGATTACTTTTTAGCGAAGGGTATAAATGTTTTAGATGAATTAAAACACGCTGATTTATTTAAAAATATTACAGCAATTCCTAATTTACTAAATTCTGTAATTGGCACACTTGGTAGTTTAAGTATCGGTTTATTTTCTGTTGTATTTATTACTTTCTTTTTAATGAAAGATACGCAGATTATGGAAAGTTCTATTTATGTTTTGGTAAGTGATAAAAGTGAAAGTAAACTTAAAAAATCATTGTCAACCATAAATCATTTACTATCCAGATATTTTATCGGATTGGTTTTTCAAATAAGTATACTATTTGTAATTTATACTATTGCCTTGCTTATATTTGGTATTGAAAATGCTATTGTAATTGCTTTTTTATGTGCTCTTTTAAATTTAATTCCGTACATAGGCCCTCTTGTTGGAGGTGTTTTAATGTTATTTTTATCTATGAGTAGTAATTTAGGAGAAGATTTTCAAACTGTAATTTTACCAACTACAATTTATGTAATGATTGGCTATGTAATTGCACAATTAATAGATAATTTTTTAAGTCAGCCCTTAATATTTTCTAACAGTGTAAAATCACATCCTTTAGAAATATTTTTAATAATTATGATTGCAGGAATATTATTTGGTGTTACAGGTATGATTGTAGCCATACCTACTTACACAGCAATTAAGGTGATTTTAAAAGCATTTTTATCAGATAATAAAATTGTGAAATCATTAACCAAAAATCTGTAA
- a CDS encoding metallophosphoesterase family protein — MKKLVLLLFLSTFILNATNNKYRLIIRNNPSTTATIGWNQVSGNNPIVYYGEIDFGSNYTNYKNKQTVDRAVYFKGMHNNFVRLKNLKPNTAYYFIIKDSEGLSERFWFKTAPKNNEKISFIAGGDSRNNQIPRQNANKLVAKLKPTAVLFGGDMTSGDTDSEWQTWFDDWQLTIASDNRMFPIIAARGNHERDDRSIYNLFDTPSEKIYYSIPFGKNFVRIYTLNSEIAIPGSQTNWLKNELKANENDLWKIAQYHKPMRPHVSRKKERHFQYQHWADLFYQNNVQLVVECDSHTVKSTWPIKPSTEAGSEEGFIRDPNGTIYVGEGCWGAPLRKNDDNKEWTRNSGSFNQFKWIFVSKDAITARTIKTDNADDVEELTNENQFNIPENLDIWTPSNGAVIEIKK; from the coding sequence ATGAAAAAATTAGTTTTACTCTTATTTTTAAGCACATTTATACTAAATGCTACAAATAACAAATATCGCTTAATTATTAGAAATAATCCTTCAACAACTGCAACTATAGGCTGGAACCAAGTTTCAGGAAACAACCCAATTGTTTATTATGGTGAAATCGATTTTGGTTCAAATTACACTAATTATAAAAATAAACAAACTGTTGATAGAGCTGTATATTTTAAAGGAATGCATAATAATTTTGTACGTTTAAAAAATCTAAAACCTAATACTGCCTATTATTTTATAATTAAAGACAGTGAAGGCTTAAGTGAACGCTTTTGGTTTAAAACAGCACCCAAAAACAACGAAAAAATTTCATTTATTGCTGGTGGAGATTCTAGAAACAATCAAATTCCAAGACAAAATGCTAATAAATTAGTTGCTAAATTAAAACCAACTGCGGTATTATTTGGAGGAGATATGACTTCTGGAGATACTGATAGCGAGTGGCAGACTTGGTTTGATGATTGGCAGTTGACTATAGCTTCAGATAATAGAATGTTTCCCATTATTGCAGCTAGAGGAAATCATGAACGAGATGATAGAAGTATCTACAATTTATTTGACACTCCTTCAGAAAAAATATATTACAGTATCCCATTTGGAAAAAATTTTGTTAGAATCTACACTTTAAACTCTGAAATAGCGATTCCTGGAAGCCAAACAAATTGGCTTAAAAACGAATTAAAAGCAAATGAAAACGATCTTTGGAAAATTGCACAATACCACAAACCAATGCGTCCGCATGTGTCTAGAAAAAAAGAAAGACATTTTCAATACCAACATTGGGCTGATTTATTTTACCAAAACAATGTACAATTAGTAGTTGAATGCGATTCGCATACTGTTAAATCTACATGGCCTATTAAACCTTCTACAGAAGCAGGAAGTGAAGAAGGTTTTATAAGAGATCCTAACGGAACTATTTATGTTGGCGAAGGATGCTGGGGCGCACCATTAAGAAAAAATGATGACAATAAAGAATGGACAAGAAATTCTGGTTCATTCAATCAATTTAAATGGATTTTTGTATCAAAAGATGCAATTACTGCTAGAACTATTAAAACCGACAATGCAGATGACGTTGAAGAATTAACAAATGAAAATCAATTTAATATTCCTGAAAATTTAGATATTTGGACTCCTTCAAATGGAGCTGTAATAGAAATTAAAAAATAA
- the ggt gene encoding gamma-glutamyltransferase — translation MRAYISIIILSILLIQCKPKPLENTSKNTGLIADSAMVVSAREEASKIGVAILKKGGNAFDAMVATELALAVSYPVAGNIGGGGFLVYRLNNGKTGALDYREKAPLLASKDMYLDKNGDFIKNKSTLGAMAIGIPGTIAGIFEAHKKFGTLPIETLIQPAINLAKKGIIITKNQARGLNNNRTKFKTANNYTIHLDTIWKTGDTLKFTELANTLERIKINGKDEFYKGKTAENIVNYIQELGGIISIKDFENYEAKWRTPITFNYKNFQITSMTLPSSGGICLAQILKSIEPFNLNEIKHNSTKYIQLLTEAERRAYADRAHYLGDPDFVSVAIDSLLDPDYINHRMESFSWEKATKSSEISHGKLNGYESEETTHYSIVDKFGNAVAVTTTLNTAYGSKVYVKNGGFFLNNEMDDFSAKPGTPNTYGLIGSEANSIAPEKRMLSSMTPTIVSENGKLKMVLGSPGGSTIITSVLQNILNVTEFNMGMQEAVNASRFHHQWLPDTIRMEPKGFDSNTKTELQNLGYKLLEKESLIIGKVDAILVLPNGKLEGGEDPRGDDKAIGY, via the coding sequence ATGAGAGCCTATATTTCAATAATAATTTTAAGTATTTTACTAATTCAATGCAAACCAAAACCACTAGAAAATACTTCAAAAAACACTGGTTTAATTGCAGATAGTGCAATGGTTGTTTCCGCACGTGAAGAAGCTTCAAAAATTGGGGTTGCAATCTTAAAAAAAGGAGGAAATGCTTTTGACGCTATGGTAGCAACAGAATTAGCCTTAGCTGTTTCATACCCTGTTGCAGGAAATATTGGCGGCGGCGGATTTCTGGTTTACAGGTTAAATAACGGTAAAACTGGTGCTCTAGATTATCGTGAAAAAGCTCCCTTATTAGCTTCAAAAGATATGTATTTAGATAAGAATGGCGATTTTATTAAAAACAAAAGTACTTTAGGTGCAATGGCAATTGGTATTCCTGGAACTATTGCTGGTATTTTTGAAGCTCATAAAAAATTTGGTACACTTCCTATTGAAACACTAATTCAACCCGCTATTAATTTGGCTAAAAAGGGAATTATTATCACCAAAAATCAAGCTCGTGGTTTAAATAATAACCGCACAAAATTTAAAACCGCTAATAATTACACCATTCACTTAGATACAATCTGGAAAACTGGAGACACTTTAAAATTTACTGAATTAGCAAACACCTTAGAACGTATTAAAATAAATGGTAAAGATGAATTTTACAAAGGAAAAACAGCAGAAAACATCGTAAATTACATTCAAGAATTAGGCGGAATTATTTCTATAAAAGATTTTGAAAATTACGAAGCCAAATGGCGTACTCCAATAACTTTTAACTATAAAAATTTTCAAATTACTTCTATGACACTTCCTTCTAGTGGAGGAATTTGCTTAGCACAAATACTAAAATCTATAGAACCCTTTAATTTAAATGAAATTAAACATAATTCTACAAAATACATTCAATTATTAACCGAAGCTGAACGACGTGCTTATGCAGATAGAGCACACTATTTGGGTGATCCAGACTTTGTTTCTGTTGCTATTGATAGCTTGTTAGATCCCGACTATATTAACCATAGAATGGAAAGTTTTTCTTGGGAAAAAGCTACAAAATCTTCTGAAATTTCTCACGGAAAATTAAATGGGTATGAAAGTGAAGAAACCACCCACTACTCTATTGTTGATAAATTTGGAAATGCTGTTGCAGTAACCACAACTTTAAATACAGCTTATGGATCAAAAGTATATGTGAAAAATGGCGGATTCTTTTTAAACAATGAAATGGATGATTTTAGCGCAAAACCAGGTACACCAAACACTTATGGTTTAATTGGTTCTGAAGCAAATTCAATTGCGCCCGAAAAACGTATGTTAAGTTCAATGACTCCTACTATTGTTTCAGAAAATGGTAAATTAAAAATGGTATTAGGTAGTCCTGGAGGTTCTACAATAATAACTTCGGTATTGCAAAACATTTTAAATGTTACAGAATTTAATATGGGAATGCAAGAAGCTGTTAATGCTTCTAGATTCCACCACCAATGGTTACCAGACACTATTAGAATGGAACCAAAAGGCTTTGATAGCAATACTAAAACAGAACTACAAAATTTAGGTTATAAACTCTTAGAAAAAGAATCTCTAATTATTGGCAAAGTAGATGCTATATTAGTACTTCCAAATGGAAAATTAGAAGGCGGTGAAGATCCTAGAGGAGATGACAAAGCGATAGGATACTAA
- a CDS encoding ACP phosphodiesterase, with translation MNFLAHLYLSKDNKNILIGNFISDAIKGKDYQKYPKEIRAGILLHREIDTFTDTHPIVKKSMRRLNKRYRHYNGVIIDILYDHYLAKNWSNYSEIPLELYAENVYSFLNENIATFPEELQHLLPNMIQYNWLVNYATVEGIERVLKGMNKRTKGISQMDLAIEDLKLNYLEFETDFTAYFKELINFTTKKTTYLLTQ, from the coding sequence ATGAACTTTTTAGCACATTTATACCTTTCCAAAGACAATAAAAATATTTTAATTGGAAATTTTATTTCTGACGCTATAAAAGGCAAAGATTACCAAAAATATCCAAAAGAAATTCGAGCTGGAATACTATTACATAGAGAAATAGATACTTTTACAGATACGCATCCAATAGTTAAAAAAAGTATGCGCCGTTTAAACAAACGATACAGACATTATAATGGTGTAATAATTGATATTTTATACGATCATTATTTAGCAAAAAACTGGTCTAATTATTCAGAAATTCCTCTAGAACTCTACGCTGAAAACGTCTATTCCTTTTTAAATGAAAATATAGCTACTTTTCCAGAAGAACTTCAACATTTACTACCAAATATGATACAATATAACTGGTTAGTAAATTATGCAACTGTAGAAGGTATTGAGCGAGTTTTAAAAGGAATGAACAAACGTACCAAAGGCATTTCACAAATGGATTTGGCCATAGAAGACTTAAAGCTTAACTACTTAGAATTTGAAACTGATTTTACAGCTTATTTTAAAGAATTAATAAATTTTACAACTAAAAAAACAACCTATCTTTTAACACAATGA
- a CDS encoding VWA domain-containing protein, with the protein MKRFLKLTSKPNLLYLFILLISNLFISCEITDNTLDSTSENYYVDYGEAFITTGDQYNEYIENPFINVSENPISTFSTDADGAAYANMRRYLQQDLALPPNGAIRTEELINYFQLDYPSNSTSHPITLNGEVSECPWNTDNKLVRIGLKGKPITSENKPASNFVFLIDVSGSMASEDKLDLLKNGFNYFVDELNENDKVAIVTYAGSAGIVLEATSGNEKQKIKDAINKLGAGGSTAGAEGIITAYEIAQQQFIDNGNNRIVIGTDGDFNVGASSQEELVTLIEEKRELGIFITVLGVGRGNLNDAALEQIANNGNGTYEYIDTIEQLKKVFIYDYNKFYTVAKDVKIQVEFSPSNVESYRLIGYENRVLANEDFENDEKDAGEIGANQNVTALYEIVPKNNENTQATPTFTIDFRYKNPDSDVSIPIELEIFDQGKTFNQASDFMKFTSSVASFSMLLSNSEYKGTSNYDTILEWLNATNLNDEYGFKAEFKELVKTAKNLN; encoded by the coding sequence ATGAAACGCTTCTTAAAACTTACCTCTAAACCTAATCTATTATATTTATTTATACTTTTAATAAGTAATTTATTTATTTCTTGTGAAATTACAGATAACACATTAGATAGTACTAGTGAAAATTATTATGTAGATTATGGTGAAGCGTTTATTACCACCGGAGATCAATACAATGAGTATATTGAAAACCCATTTATAAATGTTTCTGAAAACCCAATTTCAACATTTTCAACAGACGCAGATGGTGCTGCTTATGCAAATATGCGTAGGTATTTACAACAAGATTTAGCATTACCTCCAAATGGAGCAATTAGAACTGAAGAATTAATTAATTATTTTCAATTAGATTATCCTTCAAACAGCACTTCCCATCCTATTACTTTAAACGGAGAAGTAAGCGAATGCCCTTGGAATACAGATAATAAACTAGTTAGAATTGGATTAAAAGGAAAACCTATTACTTCAGAAAACAAACCCGCTTCTAATTTTGTTTTTTTAATTGATGTATCGGGTTCAATGGCAAGTGAAGACAAATTAGATTTATTAAAAAATGGATTCAATTATTTTGTTGATGAATTAAACGAGAATGATAAAGTAGCAATTGTAACTTATGCCGGTTCTGCAGGCATAGTTTTAGAGGCTACTTCTGGAAACGAAAAACAAAAAATTAAAGATGCAATTAATAAATTAGGCGCTGGCGGAAGTACAGCTGGTGCAGAAGGCATAATTACAGCTTACGAAATTGCACAACAACAATTTATAGATAACGGAAATAATAGAATAGTTATTGGTACAGATGGCGATTTTAATGTAGGTGCATCTAGTCAGGAAGAACTTGTTACATTAATTGAAGAAAAACGAGAACTAGGTATTTTTATTACTGTTTTAGGTGTTGGGCGCGGAAATTTAAACGATGCTGCTTTAGAACAAATTGCCAATAATGGAAATGGAACTTATGAGTATATTGATACTATAGAACAATTAAAAAAAGTTTTTATTTACGATTATAATAAGTTTTATACCGTTGCCAAAGATGTTAAAATTCAAGTAGAATTTAGTCCATCCAATGTAGAATCTTATCGTTTAATAGGTTATGAAAACAGAGTTTTAGCAAATGAAGATTTTGAAAATGATGAAAAAGATGCAGGTGAGATTGGTGCAAACCAAAATGTAACAGCACTTTATGAAATTGTTCCAAAAAATAATGAGAACACACAAGCTACTCCAACATTTACAATAGATTTTAGGTATAAAAACCCAGATTCTGATGTTAGTATTCCAATAGAATTAGAAATATTTGACCAAGGAAAAACATTTAACCAAGCATCCGACTTTATGAAATTCACATCTAGTGTGGCTTCTTTTTCTATGTTACTTTCAAATTCGGAATACAAAGGAACTAGTAATTATGATACTATTTTAGAATGGTTGAATGCTACAAATTTAAACGATGAATACGGTTTTAAAGCTGAATTTAAAGAATTGGTTAAAACTGCTAAAAATTTAAATTAA
- a CDS encoding sugar phosphate isomerase/epimerase, which yields MTKTALASGALLVPLNLTSSNLFSPKEISNNNLELHVFSKCLQFLDYKDLCKAVKGIGFDGIDLTVRPNGHVLPENVLEDLPKATEQMKLYGLLPKMITTKVISPKDTTQILVLETAKEQGYQFYRSDWLRYNRSFPITENLDKAKTKLHNLAELNHKTGMSGAYQNHSGHFIGSSIWGLQQVLSGISPTNLGVQYDIAHASIEGGKNWEIGFDLIKSHINTLAIKDYKWKNINGKWKPVFCPLGEGMIDFHHYFSLLKKHSINVPISLHAEYDLGGAEKGKIPTINKLEVFKRLKKDVTYIRKIWNEVNAQ from the coding sequence ATGACTAAAACTGCCTTGGCTAGTGGAGCTTTGTTAGTCCCTCTAAATTTAACTTCGAGTAATTTATTTTCACCGAAAGAAATATCAAACAACAACCTTGAACTACATGTTTTTTCTAAATGTTTACAGTTTTTAGATTATAAAGATTTATGTAAAGCCGTTAAAGGAATTGGTTTTGATGGTATTGACCTCACCGTAAGACCAAATGGACATGTACTTCCAGAAAATGTTCTAGAAGACCTTCCAAAGGCAACCGAGCAAATGAAATTATATGGTTTACTACCTAAAATGATAACTACAAAAGTAATTTCACCAAAAGATACTACTCAAATTTTGGTACTGGAAACCGCTAAAGAACAAGGTTATCAATTTTATCGGTCAGACTGGTTAAGATATAATCGTAGTTTTCCAATCACAGAAAATTTAGACAAGGCAAAAACAAAGCTTCATAATTTAGCCGAACTCAACCATAAAACCGGAATGAGTGGAGCATATCAAAATCATTCTGGACATTTTATAGGATCTTCAATTTGGGGATTACAACAAGTGTTATCCGGTATTTCACCAACAAATTTAGGCGTTCAATACGATATTGCACATGCATCAATTGAAGGCGGTAAAAATTGGGAAATTGGATTCGATTTAATTAAGTCGCATATAAATACTTTAGCAATTAAAGATTATAAATGGAAAAACATAAATGGAAAATGGAAACCTGTATTCTGCCCTTTAGGTGAAGGAATGATTGATTTTCATCATTATTTTTCCTTATTAAAGAAGCACTCTATTAATGTTCCCATTTCCTTACATGCAGAATATGATTTAGGAGGTGCAGAAAAAGGCAAAATCCCAACTATTAATAAACTAGAAGTGTTTAAAAGACTAAAAAAAGATGTTACTTATATTAGAAAAATTTGGAATGAAGTAAATGCACAATAA
- a CDS encoding multidrug efflux SMR transporter, with the protein MNWILLIIAGLFEVAFAACLGKAKESTGIIATYWYIGFLICLSISMLLLVKVTQQLPIGTAYAVWTGIGAVGTVLVGIFLFKEPATFWRLFFITTLIISIVGLKVVSH; encoded by the coding sequence ATGAATTGGATTTTATTAATTATAGCAGGCCTTTTTGAAGTTGCATTTGCTGCTTGCCTCGGAAAAGCTAAAGAATCTACAGGAATTATAGCCACATATTGGTATATTGGTTTTTTAATCTGCTTATCTATAAGTATGTTATTACTTGTTAAAGTAACCCAACAACTACCTATTGGAACTGCTTACGCTGTATGGACAGGTATTGGTGCTGTTGGAACAGTATTAGTCGGAATTTTTCTATTTAAAGAACCTGCTACTTTTTGGAGATTGTTTTTTATTACAACTTTAATAATTTCAATAGTTGGACTAAAAGTAGTTTCTCATTAA
- a CDS encoding DUF2200 domain-containing protein translates to MIVTAKKNDKISKMTFASVYPHYINRLEKNGRTKKEFHQVIKWLTGFDEEKIQELIDKKVTFETFFQKAKLNPNAHLIKGVICGYRIEEIPDEFELYRKCRYLDKLYDELAKGRKMEKILRVKKK, encoded by the coding sequence ATGATAGTTACAGCTAAAAAAAACGATAAAATTTCCAAAATGACATTTGCATCTGTTTACCCTCATTACATAAATAGGTTAGAGAAGAATGGCAGAACAAAAAAAGAATTTCATCAAGTAATAAAATGGCTAACTGGATTTGATGAAGAAAAAATACAAGAACTAATTGATAAAAAGGTCACTTTTGAGACATTTTTTCAAAAAGCAAAATTGAATCCTAATGCTCACCTCATTAAAGGCGTAATTTGCGGTTATAGAATTGAAGAAATACCAGATGAATTTGAATTGTATAGAAAATGTAGGTATTTAGATAAATTGTATGATGAATTGGCAAAAGGACGTAAAATGGAAAAAATTTTGAGAGTAAAAAAGAAATAA
- the dnaN gene encoding DNA polymerase III subunit beta → MKFIVSSSQLLKQLSVLGGVINSSNTLPILDNFLFELNQNELTISASDLETTMSTTIDVESDSEGSVAISARLLLDTLKTFPNQPLTFKTEENNTIEISSSHGKYDMAYFDGNEFPKAVSIQSPSSTVIPGNILATAISKTIFAAGNDDLRPVMSGVFFQFSAENLTFVATDAHKLVKYSRTDITANDTAEFIMPKKPLNLLKGILSAVDNDVTIEYNDSNAKFTFDNVILVCRLIDGKYPNYDAVIPKENPNKLTVDRGTFLNSVKRVSIFSSKTTHQIRLKMAGTELNISAEDIDYSNKAEERLACEYQGDDMQIGFNSRFLTEMLSNLNSNEVLIEMSLPNRAGILTPIDGVDEGEFITMLVMPVMLNS, encoded by the coding sequence ATGAAATTTATAGTATCAAGTAGCCAATTATTAAAACAACTTTCGGTTTTAGGTGGTGTAATTAATAGTAGTAATACGTTACCTATTTTAGATAACTTCTTATTCGAATTGAATCAAAACGAATTAACAATTTCTGCTTCAGATTTAGAAACAACAATGAGCACAACTATTGATGTTGAATCGGATTCTGAAGGTTCAGTAGCTATTTCTGCGCGTTTATTGTTGGATACTTTAAAAACATTTCCAAATCAACCATTAACATTTAAAACTGAAGAAAATAACACTATTGAAATTAGCTCTAGCCACGGTAAATACGATATGGCATATTTTGATGGAAACGAATTTCCTAAAGCAGTTTCAATACAATCACCAAGTAGTACCGTAATACCTGGTAATATATTAGCAACAGCTATTTCTAAAACTATTTTTGCAGCTGGTAACGATGATTTAAGACCCGTAATGAGTGGTGTATTTTTTCAATTTAGTGCTGAAAACTTAACTTTTGTTGCAACAGATGCACATAAATTAGTTAAATATTCTAGAACCGACATTACTGCAAATGATACTGCCGAATTTATAATGCCAAAAAAACCTTTAAATTTATTAAAAGGAATTTTAAGTGCTGTTGATAATGACGTAACTATTGAGTATAACGATTCTAACGCAAAATTCACATTCGATAATGTAATTTTAGTGTGTAGACTAATCGATGGAAAATATCCAAATTACGATGCCGTAATTCCAAAAGAAAACCCAAATAAACTTACAGTTGACAGAGGTACTTTTTTAAATTCAGTTAAACGTGTATCTATTTTTTCTAGTAAAACTACACACCAAATTAGACTTAAAATGGCTGGAACAGAATTAAACATTTCTGCTGAAGACATTGACTACTCTAATAAAGCTGAAGAGCGTTTAGCTTGTGAATACCAAGGAGACGATATGCAAATTGGTTTTAACTCTCGCTTTTTAACTGAAATGTTAAGTAATTTAAACTCTAATGAAGTTTTAATAGAAATGAGTTTACCTAACAGAGCCGGTATTTTAACTCCTATTGATGGTGTTGATGAAGGCGAATTTATTACAATGCTAGTAATGCCTGTAATGCTAAATAGTTAA